The following proteins come from a genomic window of Nostoc sp. TCL26-01:
- the queF gene encoding preQ(1) synthase gives MSSSSPDTASESSQEMKYGERYIAEGELLTFPNPRVGRRYDISISLPEFTCKCPFSGYPDFATIYITYVPDERVVELKALKLYINSYRDRYISHEESANQILDDFVAACDPIEVTVKADFTPRGNVHTVVEVRHQK, from the coding sequence ATGAGTAGTTCTTCACCTGACACTGCATCTGAGTCCAGCCAAGAAATGAAGTATGGCGAACGTTATATTGCGGAGGGGGAACTGCTTACGTTTCCCAATCCGCGTGTGGGTAGGCGCTATGATATTAGTATTAGTCTGCCGGAATTTACTTGTAAGTGTCCATTTTCCGGCTATCCTGACTTTGCCACAATTTATATTACCTACGTTCCTGATGAGCGAGTGGTAGAGTTAAAGGCACTCAAGCTGTATATTAACAGTTACCGCGATCGCTACATTTCTCACGAAGAATCTGCTAACCAAATTCTCGATGATTTTGTGGCTGCTTGTGACCCAATTGAGGTAACAGTCAAGGCTGATTTTACTCCCCGTGGCAATGTTCATACCGTGGTGGAAGTACGACATCAGAAGTAG
- the sppA gene encoding signal peptide peptidase SppA, whose product MVWPFKSKFRKQIARIEITGAIASGTRKRVLEALKTVEEKKFPALLLRIDSPGGTVGDSQEIYSALKRLREKIKIVASFGNISASGGVYIGMGAEHIIANPGTITGSIGVILRGNNLERLLEKVGVSFKVIKSGPYKDILAFDRELTEPEETILQELIDTSYQQFVQTVAEARSLAVETVKSFADGRIFTGQQALELGVVDRLGTEEEARRWTAELVGLDPEKTPCYTLEEKKPLLSRVLPGSRQVSSRLGAGIEWLEFEMSTSGLPLWLYRP is encoded by the coding sequence ATGGTTTGGCCTTTTAAGTCAAAGTTTCGTAAACAAATTGCGCGAATTGAAATTACTGGTGCGATCGCCAGTGGAACTCGCAAACGAGTGCTGGAAGCTTTAAAAACTGTTGAAGAAAAAAAGTTTCCGGCATTACTGCTACGTATCGATAGTCCTGGCGGCACAGTGGGAGATTCTCAAGAAATCTACAGCGCTCTCAAACGTCTACGGGAAAAAATTAAAATTGTTGCCAGCTTTGGTAACATCTCCGCTTCCGGTGGTGTTTACATCGGCATGGGAGCAGAACACATTATAGCTAACCCTGGAACAATTACAGGTAGTATTGGTGTCATCCTGCGGGGAAACAATTTGGAGCGCTTGTTAGAAAAAGTTGGTGTTTCCTTCAAGGTAATTAAGTCTGGCCCTTATAAGGATATCTTGGCATTCGACCGAGAACTCACCGAACCAGAAGAAACCATTTTGCAGGAACTGATTGACACAAGTTACCAGCAATTTGTCCAAACTGTAGCAGAGGCAAGGTCTTTGGCTGTAGAAACAGTGAAAAGTTTTGCTGATGGACGCATTTTTACTGGACAGCAAGCATTAGAATTGGGAGTTGTAGATCGTCTGGGAACTGAAGAAGAAGCCCGGCGTTGGACAGCAGAGTTGGTTGGTCTTGACCCTGAAAAAACCCCTTGCTATACCTTAGAAGAAAAAAAACCTTTACTAAGTCGAGTTTTACCAGGTAGTCGTCAAGTCTCCTCCCGATTAGGTGCAGGAATTGAATGGCTAGAGTTTGAAATGTCTACTAGTGGTTTGCCACTGTGGTTATATAGACCGTAA
- a CDS encoding KGK domain-containing protein translates to MGDGFERLNHDEVVSIEADTFKKLDIANTFKVRDLITAIKEFIGTEGTTEANLYHQGINCEVLKFSAQGWKKGKVRLALEFCPDEPLSPLDEIAEKLQQFDTL, encoded by the coding sequence ATGGGAGATGGATTTGAGAGGCTAAATCATGATGAAGTTGTATCAATAGAAGCAGATACTTTTAAAAAATTAGATATTGCTAACACGTTTAAAGTCCGCGATTTGATTACAGCAATTAAGGAGTTTATTGGTACAGAAGGAACAACTGAGGCTAATTTGTATCATCAAGGGATAAACTGTGAAGTTTTAAAATTTAGCGCTCAGGGATGGAAAAAAGGTAAAGTCAGGTTAGCACTAGAATTCTGTCCTGATGAACCGTTATCACCATTAGACGAAATTGCGGAAAAGCTTCAGCAATTTGATACTCTTTGA
- the pyk gene encoding pyruvate kinase, translating into MQLRDSVRRTKIVATIGPATSSPEMLKAIIEAGATTLRLNFSHGTHADHQRSIRLIRQTAFELNQPVAILQDLQGPKIRLGKFENGSIMLAKGDRFTLTNRPVIGSQEISCVTYDYLAEEVPTGAKILLDDGRVEMVVEEINRDKGDLHCRVTVAGKLSNNKGVNFPGVYLSIKAMTDKDREDLMFGLDQGVDWVALSFVRNPQDIIEIKELISSTGKQVPVVAKIEKHEAIEQMEAVLALCDGVMVARGDLGVELPAEDVPVLQKRLIATANRLGIPIITATQMLDSMVSNPRPTRAEVSDVANAILDGTDAVMLSNETAVGSYAVEAVATMARIAERIEQEEASAVKLRQLRDNRRSIPNAISQAVGQIAEQLGAAAIMTLTQTGATARNVSKFRPQTPILAVTPHVNVARQLQLVWGVKPLLVLELPSAGQTFQAAINVAQEHNLLFEGDLVVMTAGTLQGVSGSTDLIKVEVVTAVLGQGIGLGQGLVSGRARVAHTGMDASNFSSGDILVVSRTGADFVEAIRKAGGIITEDESLTSHAAVIGLRLGVPVIVGVKKATQVIRDGAILTMDLQRGLVYSGAVGTP; encoded by the coding sequence ATGCAATTAAGAGATTCTGTACGCCGGACAAAAATTGTCGCTACGATTGGCCCTGCTACTAGCAGCCCGGAAATGCTCAAGGCCATCATTGAAGCGGGTGCAACAACGCTGCGACTCAACTTTTCCCACGGGACTCATGCCGATCATCAGCGTAGCATTCGCTTAATTCGGCAAACCGCTTTTGAACTAAATCAGCCAGTGGCAATTCTCCAAGACTTGCAAGGGCCAAAAATTCGCTTGGGAAAATTTGAAAATGGCTCGATAATGTTGGCAAAAGGCGATCGCTTCACCTTGACAAATCGCCCAGTTATCGGTAGTCAAGAAATTAGCTGTGTCACCTACGACTATTTGGCAGAAGAAGTTCCCACCGGGGCCAAAATCCTCCTCGATGATGGTCGAGTAGAAATGGTAGTGGAGGAAATCAACCGCGACAAGGGTGATTTACATTGTCGTGTGACAGTAGCTGGTAAGTTATCTAATAACAAAGGTGTCAACTTTCCTGGTGTTTACCTGTCAATCAAAGCCATGACCGACAAAGATCGCGAGGATCTGATGTTCGGTTTAGACCAGGGTGTAGACTGGGTAGCACTTTCCTTTGTGCGCAATCCCCAGGATATTATCGAAATTAAAGAACTAATTTCTAGCACAGGTAAGCAAGTACCGGTCGTTGCTAAAATTGAAAAACACGAAGCGATCGAACAAATGGAAGCAGTTCTCGCTTTGTGTGATGGGGTAATGGTTGCCAGAGGCGACTTAGGGGTAGAACTACCAGCTGAAGATGTCCCCGTGCTACAAAAACGCTTAATTGCCACAGCTAACCGCTTGGGAATTCCCATCATCACTGCTACCCAAATGTTAGACAGTATGGTGAGTAACCCCCGTCCCACCCGTGCGGAGGTGTCAGACGTAGCCAACGCCATTTTAGACGGTACAGATGCAGTCATGCTGTCTAATGAAACTGCCGTGGGTAGCTATGCCGTAGAAGCAGTGGCCACAATGGCGAGAATTGCCGAACGCATTGAGCAAGAAGAAGCCAGTGCTGTAAAATTACGGCAATTACGAGATAATCGTCGTTCCATTCCCAATGCCATTAGCCAAGCCGTAGGTCAAATTGCTGAACAGTTGGGAGCAGCAGCAATTATGACTCTCACCCAAACAGGTGCGACAGCCCGCAACGTTTCTAAGTTCCGTCCCCAAACACCCATTTTGGCAGTGACACCCCACGTGAATGTGGCACGACAGCTACAGTTAGTTTGGGGAGTCAAACCTCTACTGGTGTTAGAATTACCCTCCGCAGGTCAAACTTTCCAAGCTGCTATCAATGTCGCTCAAGAGCATAATTTGCTGTTTGAAGGGGATTTGGTAGTCATGACGGCTGGTACACTCCAAGGTGTCTCTGGCTCTACAGATTTGATTAAAGTAGAAGTAGTCACAGCTGTACTTGGTCAAGGAATTGGGCTAGGACAAGGCTTAGTCAGTGGCCGGGCTAGAGTGGCTCACACGGGGATGGATGCTAGCAATTTTAGCTCTGGAGATATTTTGGTTGTCTCGCGGACAGGTGCAGATTTTGTCGAAGCAATTCGCAAAGCCGGTGGAATTATTACAGAAGATGAAAGTCTCACCAGCCACGCCGCAGTGATTGGTTTACGTCTTGGTGTACCAGTAATTGTTGGTGTGAAGAAAGCCACACAGGTAATTCGTGATGGGGCAATTCTGACAATGGATTTGCAACGGGGCTTAGTTTACTCTGGAGCAGTGGGAACACCTTAA
- the crtR gene encoding beta-carotene hydroxylase, protein MLTLEVQQPLKIPPKELLAPPGDFNPTMLLFFASVSMLVLSNFGYWLWQWPHWLCFGINTLALHCSGTVIHDACHQSAHRNRVINAMLGHCSALILAFAFPVFTRVHLQHHGHVNHPKDDPDHYVSTGGPLWLIAVRFLYHEVFFFQRQLWRKYELLEWFISRLIVVTIVYIAVQHHFLGYILNFWFIPAFIVGIALGLFFDYLPHRPFVERDRWKNARVYPGKLLNILILGQNYHLIHHLWPSIPWYNYQPAYYLMKPLLDEKGCYQTSGLLQKKDFWEFVYDIFLGIRFHHHQE, encoded by the coding sequence ATGCTCACATTGGAGGTACAACAGCCATTAAAAATCCCACCCAAGGAATTGTTAGCGCCTCCTGGTGATTTTAACCCGACAATGCTGCTGTTTTTTGCCTCTGTATCCATGTTGGTGCTTTCCAACTTTGGTTATTGGCTGTGGCAATGGCCACACTGGCTGTGCTTTGGGATTAATACCTTAGCCTTGCATTGTTCCGGGACAGTGATTCATGATGCTTGTCATCAATCTGCCCACCGCAACAGGGTGATTAATGCCATGTTAGGGCATTGCAGTGCTTTGATATTAGCTTTTGCCTTTCCCGTATTCACACGGGTACATTTGCAACATCACGGTCATGTAAACCACCCCAAAGATGACCCAGATCATTACGTTTCCACAGGTGGGCCATTGTGGTTAATTGCTGTACGGTTTTTATACCATGAAGTATTTTTCTTCCAGCGTCAATTGTGGCGAAAATACGAGTTACTAGAGTGGTTTATCAGTCGCTTGATTGTTGTGACAATTGTGTATATTGCAGTTCAACACCACTTTTTAGGTTATATTCTCAATTTTTGGTTTATCCCAGCCTTTATTGTCGGCATCGCCTTAGGACTATTTTTTGATTATCTACCACACCGTCCCTTTGTAGAACGCGATCGCTGGAAAAATGCCCGTGTCTACCCAGGAAAACTACTCAACATCCTGATTTTGGGACAAAATTATCACCTGATTCATCACTTATGGCCTTCAATTCCCTGGTATAACTATCAGCCTGCTTACTATCTGATGAAACCGCTTTTAGATGAGAAAGGCTGTTATCAAACTTCAGGATTGTTGCAGAAAAAAGACTTTTGGGAATTTGTTTACGACATCTTTTTAGGAATTAGATTTCATCATCATCAAGAATAG
- a CDS encoding papain fold toxin domain-containing protein produces the protein MPNVSLRSQLSRIAKQFQIFECVPCAIAIRQFLISQNISGKQVSLFTGSTEDPFCNIYHEHLRQNISINGRHEAIAVEIDRQELIFDNIHPEGIFRVDWINNLYCAAQDLGGNFQITETKF, from the coding sequence ATGCCCAATGTCAGCCTTCGTAGTCAATTGAGTCGTATTGCCAAACAGTTTCAGATTTTTGAATGTGTTCCTTGTGCTATTGCCATACGTCAATTTCTCATATCTCAAAATATTTCTGGTAAACAGGTTAGTCTGTTTACAGGTAGTACAGAAGATCCCTTCTGTAACATCTATCACGAACACCTGCGACAAAACATTTCCATCAACGGAAGACATGAAGCGATCGCAGTGGAAATTGATCGGCAAGAACTTATATTTGATAACATCCACCCAGAAGGCATCTTCAGAGTAGACTGGATAAATAACCTTTATTGCGCTGCTCAAGATTTAGGCGGCAACTTTCAAATAACTGAAACAAAATTTTAA
- the aroH gene encoding chorismate mutase — protein sequence MEWRLQAIRGATTVSENTVEAMREAVTELLDELERRNQIPPEDMISVTFSVTRDLDAIFPAAIARPRPGWDNVAMLDVQQMHVQGSLPHCIRFLIHAHLPASVPVYHIYLREAKKLRPDWSFPQPLQVVQPVVESKHQYT from the coding sequence GTGGAGTGGCGATTGCAGGCGATTCGTGGAGCAACAACCGTTTCGGAAAATACAGTGGAAGCAATGCGAGAAGCGGTGACAGAACTACTAGATGAACTGGAAAGACGAAATCAAATCCCACCAGAAGACATGATTAGTGTGACGTTTTCTGTAACACGAGATTTGGATGCAATTTTTCCGGCGGCGATCGCTAGACCACGTCCCGGTTGGGATAATGTGGCTATGCTAGATGTGCAGCAAATGCACGTCCAAGGTAGTTTACCGCACTGCATTCGCTTTTTAATCCACGCCCACTTGCCAGCCTCCGTCCCGGTTTATCACATTTATCTGCGCGAAGCCAAAAAGTTACGTCCTGACTGGAGTTTTCCCCAACCCTTACAAGTAGTGCAGCCAGTAGTAGAGTCAAAACACCAATATACCTAG
- a CDS encoding MlaE family lipid ABC transporter permease subunit codes for MSETTSKSSLGTWGQRLLAAIFLGGQAIVHLLRGKIHWRNTKEQMAAVGPDSLFIALLTAVFVGAVFTIQVAREFINFGAGNLVGGVLAVALTRELSPVLTAVILAGRVGSAFAAEIGTMRVSEQIDAMLMLRTDPIDYLVIPRLLACCLMLPILTLLSLVTGLLGGLVIATNLYGISDTVFLDSARNLLEVWDICSALIKASCFGLLIAIIGCSWGLTTTGGAKGVGQSTTTAVVTALLIIFISNFFLSWVMFQGTGSGFVQGI; via the coding sequence TTGAGTGAAACTACATCCAAATCCAGCTTAGGAACATGGGGTCAGCGATTGCTGGCAGCAATTTTTCTCGGTGGACAAGCCATAGTTCACCTGTTGAGAGGCAAAATCCACTGGCGCAATACCAAGGAGCAAATGGCAGCAGTCGGGCCTGATTCTTTATTCATTGCCCTATTGACAGCTGTTTTTGTAGGCGCAGTATTTACAATTCAGGTAGCGCGGGAATTTATCAACTTTGGTGCAGGGAATCTTGTCGGCGGAGTTTTAGCCGTAGCACTAACGCGGGAACTTTCGCCAGTCTTGACAGCAGTCATATTAGCAGGGCGCGTTGGTTCTGCCTTTGCCGCAGAAATTGGCACAATGCGAGTCAGCGAACAAATTGATGCCATGTTGATGTTGAGAACTGACCCAATTGATTATTTAGTTATTCCTCGTCTATTGGCTTGTTGCTTAATGCTGCCAATTTTAACCCTCTTGTCTTTAGTCACAGGGTTGCTAGGGGGATTAGTCATCGCCACCAATCTCTATGGCATTTCCGACACCGTATTTTTAGATTCTGCCCGCAACCTACTAGAAGTCTGGGATATTTGTAGCGCTTTAATCAAAGCTAGCTGTTTTGGGTTATTAATCGCCATTATTGGTTGCAGTTGGGGTTTAACAACCACAGGAGGAGCCAAAGGTGTAGGACAATCAACGACAACTGCTGTCGTCACCGCCTTGCTGATTATTTTTATTAGCAACTTTTTCCTCTCATGGGTAATGTTTCAAGGCACTGGTAGTGGATTTGTACAGGGGATATGA
- a CDS encoding TonB-dependent siderophore receptor, whose product MKKSLLWLSVAFPSLLITFPVLGSDTEIHQQKVNANILHLNEIDLPNTSAELLTQQSLPNELSPENPSKQQPEIEPSGEDNADINLEAIAEPESLPESSPTYIIDQAEIKKQGATSVADILKRMPGFAINDVGHGADIHTGTYYRGASINQSVFLINGRRINNDVNTYHGGTDLNSIPVESIERVELSSGVNSALYGSSAFGGVVNIITKEGYGKPKLTGSVEFGSLSLNNQQFSYGGAVGAARYNFSFERFFSDNRYRVPVGAANRDSQGFLSNADTATSTYFGSIGLDLDQKNSLNLDVTKLSSRRGLIYFGFPLQRDRLDHDGLNIGLSWKTKLGNGESSNLTTTLGYNQDYFSTYGPTGNFYRTGILDTQQLTARIDHDWKISANNKLRWGLDLKNTDLNGDVLSSSPNRIGNNETENRSVLNTALFAVNTWNLSQNFQLDLGLRQSFDGQFGNYLNPSAGLRYAITPVVAMRGSWAGGQRNPGLDQLYVYDTVHGWEPNPDLEPETGSSWTAGIDVKFSEKLTGQFTYFGSSIDNRLGVIAGRWANIGLVDTNGLEAALQLKVARNWSTFLNYTYTDAQIKTGSERGLQLGLIPYSVLQTGIGYQNSGWQANLYLTYNSGARRAFFNRTGETPTDFAPSFVNLDLSGRIPLSPTLGLSVYLENLLGEQYERVNRIYSPGFTFRLGLTSSI is encoded by the coding sequence GTGAAAAAGAGTTTATTGTGGTTATCAGTAGCTTTTCCTAGTTTACTGATAACATTTCCTGTTTTAGGTAGCGATACAGAAATTCATCAACAAAAAGTTAATGCTAATATTCTACATTTGAACGAAATTGATTTACCCAATACTAGCGCAGAATTATTAACTCAACAATCTTTACCGAATGAATTAAGTCCCGAAAATCCGTCAAAACAACAACCAGAAATAGAACCATCTGGCGAGGATAATGCAGATATTAACCTAGAAGCGATCGCTGAACCAGAAAGCTTACCTGAATCAAGTCCTACCTACATTATTGATCAAGCAGAAATTAAAAAACAAGGTGCTACCAGCGTTGCTGATATTTTAAAAAGAATGCCTGGTTTTGCAATTAATGATGTTGGACATGGTGCAGATATTCACACAGGTACATACTACCGGGGAGCCTCAATTAATCAGTCTGTATTTCTCATCAATGGCAGACGAATTAATAATGATGTCAACACATATCATGGTGGAACTGACTTAAATAGTATCCCTGTCGAATCGATTGAACGAGTCGAATTATCTAGTGGTGTTAACTCTGCTTTGTATGGTTCCTCTGCTTTTGGGGGAGTTGTTAATATCATCACTAAAGAAGGCTATGGCAAACCCAAATTAACGGGTAGTGTGGAATTTGGTTCGTTGAGTTTAAATAATCAACAGTTTAGTTATGGTGGCGCAGTTGGTGCGGCTAGATATAACTTTAGTTTTGAAAGATTTTTTAGCGATAATCGTTATCGTGTGCCTGTAGGTGCAGCAAATCGAGATTCTCAAGGTTTCTTATCCAATGCAGACACAGCAACTAGTACTTATTTTGGTAGTATTGGCTTGGATTTAGATCAGAAAAACTCGTTAAATTTAGATGTTACTAAACTCAGCAGTCGTAGAGGTTTAATTTATTTTGGATTTCCCTTACAAAGAGATAGATTAGACCATGATGGTTTAAATATTGGCTTATCTTGGAAAACTAAACTTGGTAATGGAGAAAGTTCTAACCTCACAACCACGCTAGGTTATAATCAAGATTATTTCAGCACCTATGGCCCGACAGGCAATTTCTACCGTACAGGTATTTTAGACACACAACAACTGACAGCGAGAATTGATCATGACTGGAAAATTAGCGCTAATAATAAGTTACGGTGGGGATTAGATTTAAAAAATACTGACTTAAACGGTGATGTTTTAAGTTCTAGTCCTAATAGAATTGGCAATAACGAAACTGAAAATAGAAGTGTGTTAAACACTGCTTTATTTGCCGTCAATACTTGGAATTTAAGTCAGAATTTTCAGCTAGATTTAGGGTTGAGACAAAGCTTTGATGGTCAATTTGGTAATTATCTCAATCCCAGTGCTGGTTTACGTTATGCTATCACACCAGTAGTAGCTATGCGTGGTAGTTGGGCTGGAGGACAACGCAATCCTGGCTTAGATCAATTATATGTTTATGATACAGTTCATGGTTGGGAACCGAACCCAGATTTAGAACCAGAAACAGGTTCTTCTTGGACTGCGGGCATAGATGTCAAGTTTTCCGAAAAGTTAACAGGACAATTTACCTATTTTGGCAGCAGTATAGATAATCGCTTAGGAGTTATTGCTGGTAGATGGGCGAATATTGGATTAGTCGATACCAATGGTTTAGAAGCAGCATTACAATTAAAAGTGGCAAGAAATTGGTCAACTTTTCTCAACTACACTTACACAGATGCCCAAATCAAAACAGGTTCGGAAAGAGGTTTACAATTAGGTTTGATTCCCTATTCTGTGTTGCAAACTGGTATTGGTTATCAAAATTCTGGTTGGCAAGCTAATTTGTATTTAACTTACAATAGCGGTGCGCGGAGAGCATTTTTTAACAGAACAGGGGAAACGCCTACAGATTTTGCGCCATCTTTTGTTAATTTAGATTTGAGTGGACGTATACCTTTATCTCCAACTTTGGGGTTGAGTGTTTACTTAGAAAATTTACTAGGTGAACAATACGAGCGAGTAAATCGCATCTATAGTCCTGGGTTTACTTTTCGTCTAGGTTTAACTTCGAGTATTTAG
- a CDS encoding helix-turn-helix transcriptional regulator, whose translation MAGGESQTPVSLSDRELQIIDLVAAGLTNQDIAVKLEISKRTVDNHISNILDKTHTENRVALVRWALQWGKVCLNDVNCCSLPNQND comes from the coding sequence ATGGCTGGTGGCGAGTCTCAGACCCCTGTTAGTCTGTCAGACAGAGAACTGCAAATCATCGACTTAGTGGCCGCTGGCTTAACTAACCAAGACATTGCAGTAAAACTGGAAATTAGCAAACGCACTGTTGATAACCACATCAGCAACATTCTCGACAAAACACACACGGAAAACCGCGTGGCTCTTGTTAGATGGGCTTTACAGTGGGGTAAAGTCTGCTTAAATGACGTTAATTGCTGTTCTCTACCAAACCAGAACGATTGA
- the petJ gene encoding cytochrome c6 PetJ, with amino-acid sequence MRKIFSLVLLGIALFTFAFSSPAFAADSVSGAKVFSANCASCHAGGKNLVQAAKNLKKDALEKYGMYSAEAIIAQVTNGKNAMPAFNGRLKPAQIEDVAAYVLEQADKDWK; translated from the coding sequence ATGAGAAAGATTTTTTCCTTAGTCCTGTTAGGCATTGCACTCTTCACCTTTGCCTTCAGTAGTCCAGCCTTCGCCGCAGACAGCGTCAGTGGAGCTAAAGTATTTAGTGCAAATTGCGCTTCTTGTCATGCTGGAGGCAAGAATTTAGTACAAGCTGCAAAAAACCTGAAGAAAGATGCTTTAGAAAAGTACGGTATGTATTCAGCAGAAGCCATTATTGCTCAAGTAACAAATGGTAAGAATGCTATGCCTGCTTTCAACGGCCGTTTGAAACCTGCTCAAATTGAAGATGTCGCAGCTTATGTGCTAGAGCAAGCAGATAAAGATTGGAAATAG
- a CDS encoding segregation/condensation protein A gives MDASELLETITLLIEQAERGEIDPWDVQVIEVIDRYLELMTPKTTARGYETDLSQSGQAFLSASMLVLFKANTLMQLSTAEDLLENVEDDALVESGDGLFHQARLPLERVLRRRPAAMPPPKRRVTLQELIEQLQVMANQLKLVQKVSKPERPKRQPSIKTMREALELAHQENLTEVAGELEQVLHCSAKELLLEQNYLNLEQLVHLWTQTKPADQKASAHHSEHGDLVSVFWALLLLSAQSKVELFQEEFYQEIQIRLVMGNG, from the coding sequence ATGGATGCTTCCGAGCTATTAGAAACAATTACACTGCTGATTGAGCAAGCCGAACGAGGAGAAATAGACCCTTGGGATGTCCAAGTAATTGAGGTAATTGATCGTTATTTGGAACTCATGACACCAAAGACAACTGCTAGAGGTTATGAAACTGACTTGTCACAATCTGGTCAAGCTTTTTTATCAGCTTCCATGCTCGTTTTATTTAAAGCAAATACCTTAATGCAGTTGTCAACAGCTGAAGATTTACTAGAAAATGTCGAGGATGATGCACTAGTAGAAAGCGGAGACGGACTATTTCATCAAGCGCGTTTACCCCTGGAGCGAGTTTTACGCCGTCGCCCTGCTGCAATGCCACCACCAAAACGCCGTGTAACGCTACAGGAACTGATTGAACAGTTACAAGTCATGGCGAACCAGCTAAAACTGGTGCAAAAAGTCAGTAAACCGGAACGTCCCAAACGTCAGCCGAGTATCAAAACCATGCGTGAGGCGCTAGAGTTAGCCCACCAGGAAAATTTGACGGAAGTGGCTGGGGAATTGGAACAAGTGTTGCATTGTTCAGCAAAAGAACTGCTTTTAGAGCAAAATTACCTAAATTTAGAGCAGCTTGTACATTTGTGGACTCAGACTAAACCAGCAGATCAAAAGGCCTCGGCTCATCACTCAGAACACGGTGACTTAGTTAGTGTTTTTTGGGCTTTATTGCTCCTGTCAGCACAATCAAAAGTAGAGCTATTTCAAGAGGAATTTTACCAAGAAATTCAGATACGCTTGGTGATGGGTAATGGGTAA